A genome region from Carya illinoinensis cultivar Pawnee chromosome 2, C.illinoinensisPawnee_v1, whole genome shotgun sequence includes the following:
- the LOC122300379 gene encoding pentatricopeptide repeat-containing protein At3g09650, chloroplastic, whose amino-acid sequence MNATTSSQRLSPSSSSSTSSPSSTSNSFPLIQAFSLHWASPPFAISSTITIPKCSCRYGLPAAINHTGPTDLSLTTTEPPSNSLDQKLLALLRQRKTEEAWIAYTQSTHLPSPTCLSRLVSQLSYLNTHLGLTRAQSIITRLRHERQLHRLDANSLGLLAVAATKAGHTLYATSIVKSMLRSGYLPNVKAWSAVVSRLAASGDDGPTEALRLFNSVAKRIRRFADPTIVADSRPDTAAYNAVLNACANLGDTRKFLQLFDEMPKFGVEPDVLTYNVIIKLCARADRKSLLVFVLERIIEKEIPLCMTTLHSLVAAYVGFGDLETAEKMVQAMREGRRDLCRVLRESTQEEEDEDGDIGDGEVFVKLLPNLIESSNNEPPLLPKAYAPNSRIYTTLMKGYMKAGRVSDTVRMLEAMRRLDDSASHPDHVTYTTVVSAMVKAGLMDRACQVLAEMTRIGVPANRITYNILLKGFCQQLKIDKAKELLRDMTEDAGIEPDVISYNILIDGCILVDDSAGALSFFNEMRARGIAPTKISYTTLMKAFALSGQPKLANKVFDEMLNDARVKADLIAWNMLVEGYCRLGLIEEAKKIITRMKDNGLHPNVATYGSLANGIALARKPGEALLLWNEVKERCRVKKEGESSDSLSTPPPLKPDEGLLDTLADICVRAAFFKKALEIVACMEEYGIPPNKTKYTRIYVEMHSRMFTSKHASKARQDRRSERKRAAEAFKFWLGLPNSYYGSEWRLEPIDGDQDVSEF is encoded by the coding sequence ATGAACGCTACTACCTCTTCGCAACGGCTCTCaccttcctcatcctcatccaCAAGCTCCCCTTCATCGACTTCTAACTCATTTCCACTAATCCAAGCTTTCTCTCTTCATTGGGCGTCTCCTCCATTCGCTATCTCCTCCACCATCACCATCCCCAAATGCTCCTGCCGATATGGATTGCCCGCCGCAATAAACCACACCGGCCCAACAGACCTCTCTCTCACCACCACCGAACCACCCAGCAACTCCCTGGACCAAAAACTCCTAGCTCTCCTCCGTCAAAGAAAAACGGAGGAAGCTTGGATAGCTTACACCCAATCCACTCACCTCCCAAGTCCCACTTGCCTTAGCCGCTTGGTCTCCCAATTGTCCTATCTAAACACTCACTTGGGCCTCACGCGCGCCCAGTCCATCATCACCCGCCTCCGTCACGAGCGCCAGCTCCATCGCCTCGATGCCAATTCCCTAGGCCTCCTTGCCGTTGCGGCCACCAAGGCCGGTCACACGCTCTACGCCACCTCTATCGTCAAGTCCATGCTCCGCTCCGGTTATCTTCCCAACGTCAAGGCGTGGAGCGCTGTAGTAAGCCGTCTTGCCGCTTCGGGCGATGATGGCCCCACAGAAGCCCTCAGGCTATTCAATTCGGTCGCCAAGCGGATCCGTCGATTTGCAGACCCTACCATAGTCGCCGACTCGAGGCCCGACACGGCTGCTTACAACGCTGTGCTCAATGCCTGTGCCAATCTCGGCGATACTAGGAAGTTCTTGCAGCTATTTGACGAAATGCCCAAGTTTGGTGTTGAGCCTGATGTACTAACTTACAACGTTATCATCAAGCTGTGTGCGAGAGCCGATAGGAAGAGTTTGCTGGTATTTGTATTGGAGAGAATTATTGAGAAGGAAATTCCGTTGTGCATGACAACATTGCACTCACTTGTTGCAGCTTATGTTGGTTTTGGGGATCTGGAAACGGCCGAGAAAATGGTTCAAGCAATGAGGGAAGGTAGGAGAGATCTTTGCAGGGTTCTCAGGGAGTCAACTCAAGAGGAAGAGGATGAGGACGGAGACATAGGAGATGGAGAAGTGTTTGTGAAGTTGCTTCCTAATCTTATTGAGTCCAGTAACAATGAGCCGCCACTATTGCCCAAAGCATATGCTCCTAATTCTAGAATTTACACCACTCTAATGAAAGGTTACATGAAGGCTGGTCGTGTCAGTGACACAGTTCGAATGCTAGAGGCAATGCGGCGCCTGGATGATAGTGCTAGTCATCCTGATCATGTAACATATACAACTGTTGTTTCTGCAATGGTAAAGGCAGGGCTGATGGATCGGGCTTGTCAAGTACTGGCTGAAATGACGAGAATTGGTGTACCTGCAAATCGGATTACCTACAATATACTGCTTAAGGGTTTCTGCCAGCAACTAAAGATAGACAAGGCAAAGGAGCTGCTTAGGGACATGACTGAGGATGCAGGAATTGAGCCTGATGTGATATCCTATAACATCTTGATTGATGGTTGTATACTTGTTGATGACAGTGCAGgggctctttctttctttaacgAGATGCGAGCTAGAGGAATTGCTCCCACCAAGATTAGTTATACCACTTTAATGAAAGCTTTTGCCTTGTCGGGTCAACCAAAGCTTGCCAACAAGGTATTTGATGAGATGCTTAATGATGCTCGAGTGAAGGCTGATTTAATTGCCTGGAATATGTTGGTTGAAGGCTATTGTAGATTGGGATTAATTGaagaagcaaagaaaataattacCAGGATGAAGGATAATGGGCTTCACCCGAATGTAGCTACTTATGGCAGTCTAGCAAATGGAATTGCATTGGCTAGAAAGCCAGGAGAAGCGCTTCTACTTTGGAATGAAGTGAAGGAGAGATGTAGAGTGAAAAAGGAAGGAGAAAGTTCCGATTCTTTATCTACTCCCCCTCCATTGAAACCAGATGAGGGGCTCTTGGATACCCTGGCTGATATCTGTGTGAGGGCCGCTTTTTTTAAGAAGGCCTTAGAAATTGTGGCTTGCATGGAAGAGTATGGAATACCACCAAATAAGACCAAGTATACAAGAATCTATGTGGAAATGCATTCAAGGATGTTTACCAGTAAGCATGCATCAAAGGCGAGACAGGACAGGAGGAGTGAGAGGAAAAGAGCAGCTGAGGCTTTCAAGTTCTGGTTGGGTTTGCCTAATTCTTATTATGGGAGTGAGTGGAGGTTAGAACCTATCGATGGTGATCAAGATGTTTCTGAATTTTGA